AGGACAAAAATAGTTGGTTAAATTGGCAGCTCAACAGACTAATCGCCAGCCAGAAAACTGGGTGGTTCAGTAGTCCAGTCTTTAGGTTCCTGTCCAGTGAAGAAAGCATGACCGATCTGTAGAAATCAAATACAGAACTCAACACACAGAACAAGAAATCCCTGCTTCAATTTAGTGCCAATTAGTTTCAGTCAAATTTCAAAGTATTTtggtaatgaccagataatctgttagtcatgttaggtgaggggtaaatattGACTAGGACTGAAGGGAAAATTCCCCTGTTCATCCTCCCAAAGGAGCAGGCATAGCTTCAGTTTAGGGTCTCAGTCCAGCACTTCATCAAAACTGCAACAGAATGTCAAagatttccaaaacaaaaaagTTTAGAGAATATAACACTAAATAATACACATACCTGTGATCCTGCTTGCATGttcactgtattttgttttgttgatATAGCAATATAATTCTTCCCCTATCTGTTCAGTTTCACTGTCCAGGTCACTTCCATCTTCACTGTTGACCAGTTCTGGATTCTGAGTAGCTGACTGCGAGAGAACTGCCTGTGCTTTTTGAACAGCAGCATGTAGTGCTAATCTGTCAGTTAGCAGCACCTGAATGGCTGAAGGTTCTAGTTCCAGTAGCATTCCTAAAACCAGAAAAGGCATGATGTTCCTTGTCACATTAGAACCATTTAATGTAGAGAATTTAGAAGATGTAAACTGTAAAATAGCAAATAGCATCCCAATATTAATGACATATAGCTGCAACAAAGTACTCTAAAATATTTTGCAGAGCCAAAGACAGGCAGTATGTAACTTAAAATGAAAATCAAAGTTGGCAATCAAACTTCAACTATCCAAAATCTACTGTCAGCCTCCAATAACATTTCCTACAGGCTCTTTTTGTTCCAACACCATGAACATTGCCACATAATTAAGTCCAGTTACACTACATCTGTGCTTCACTAAATTTCATTTAAAGCTGTTTGTtacaaaaaatacattttaaagtattttccattcaaatacacaATGTTAGCATTTCCTATAATTAATTTTCATATCATTGTTGTGTTTTCATATCATAATTTTGATTAGTTTTACAATCTATAAAAGTCACAATTTATGCAAAAGCACTAGCTATTTGCCTCATTTGGTCAGGTATTGATGTTTCTGCTTTGAAGCAGTGTTATCTCAAACTTTGTACAATTTATTATTGACATGCCAACTAGACAACACAGAGGAATGTCAATAATCCGAAGAACATGGGCAGGGGATTATTTCGGTCCGGATAATTGAGTGTCAGATAACAGTTAgtcaagcatcaggaccttgcaatcttgttcggataatccgaaattcagttaatcaaatgccggataattgaggttcctctctACCATGATATTCAGCACTGGCCAAATGATACAGACCAAAAGCATAAATATCAGGGTGATTGTACTGTTTATGTTCTGCCACAGACACAGCACAATCCTATTTAGTAAGTACAATTACAAAGCAAGTTATAGATATCTGGGGTGCAGCATTGTATTAACAATTTAACACCAGAAACTTCCTCCAGAATCCTAGGTGTCATCACACTGCAATTCTCATAGCTGAACAAATGTGCTGGGGAGATTTTCACAATACAAAAATCAATTTGTCAAAGTCAGTAAATGTGTTACTTTAAAACATCTCAAATCGAGGTCTTGATCACTTACTGTTCAGGATACCAGATGGACCTACTTTAAAAACCAGTTCCAAAGTTCCAACTGTTACTTTCAAGTTCCCATCTAGTGAGTTATCAACTTAACCCACAGACTGTATAGAGGGTGTCATGTTGTGACCCTAATGGAAGACGTAAAAGTGTTGTGGGCCTATCTACGTCAAAAGATACAAGTGAATTGTAGGTtaaattttctaatttattgccCTCTCTCAAGTCATTACCATCTTTCAAACACCTAAAAGCCAAATTGAACTAACCAAGAATAACAATTTTGGAAAGTAACGTTATTTACAAAAGATAGGGTTTGATTTTAAGAAGTGACATTAATAATTCCTAATCTGGGTGAAAAATTCATGATTGATGAGAAAATAAGATTTCAAGTTTTTATGACTCCTGGCAATGACAGCCTGTTCATTTTGGAGATGCCAGCCATTAGGATTGATTTCCTGTTGCCCAACAGATTTGTCATTTCTCAAAAATTgattcacatcttcaaagaattcaagatTCTCCTCACCAGTGATGTAAGCACAGTTCTGTGGATCGATCTTTTCTACCTGTTCAAAAATCTTCTCTCCCAGGTTCTCTCTCACATCATCAAAATCGGAGTTGTTGGACATCTTCCTCTCATTAGGCATTTTTCTAATTTAAAgaaaagtgaaaagctttgaacAAATGAATGTACCTACAGCATTTGTGCAAGATATTTGTCAAAGTCTCTTAACTTCATATTAACAAGCCTATTTTATGTTATAAAATATTTATACTTTGGACCATTTCTTTAACTACTCTTACGTACCGACAATCCCAAGCATTTGAAAAGCAAACTTTATCTTCAGACCCTTGCAAACTATTAGATCAAATAATTTACTACTTCTCTTCCTAAATTGGCAACACATGTGGCAGtcagtttttttctctcattttataCGCAGTAGCTTATGGGAACATGCAATTGATTCATCAACACTTGAATTTTGTCAATTGCTAAACTGTAAGCCACTGTGTAAAGGTATTCTAAACATTTTTTTGCACTTAAATAAATCACGTATACGTACAGCTCCAGTGCTTCCTGTGCAATGTGAATCTTTTGTTCCAATAGATCCAAGTCATTGACCAGTTTCTTTACTTCCTTACGTCCCATTTCCAGTAACATACCTGGTTAGGCACAAGAAAAACCAGCATGCAGTATAATTAGAGGTATTTCAATTTGTATTAACCATCCCATTCAACTGCTTTTGCAACCATCTCCCTATAAAAAGGATGTATCCAATAATATATTTACTCTATTCAAAATTGCATATTGTAATTCCACTTTCATTCATGAAGGTGACAAAGTTAGGTTAAAAATCTGAGCTTCTAACTATTCCTTAACATCTACTTCATTTTAGTCGTCTGTCAGTGCTAGTGTTGAATAGATTTGTTCCCTGATATAATCTTTGAGAATTTGGTTgatcccttcatcagaaaagttGTTCAAACATGATTGTTTCACAAATTAATTATTATCTTTCTTAATATCTCTTCTTCTTGAAAGAGTTTTATTAGCGTTCATCATTTGTTATTTATTTTTATGTTTGGACAACTATTTTTCCCAAAGTGTTAATCTCTTTCCTTATTCAGAATTACTGGATCATTGAAAGAAAATTTatacaaaatgttaattttgaaagatgagatgTAAACAGTATTTCAATGGAAATAGAATCAATTCAGCAACCAGAGATTGGATGTTACTAAATAATATTTATACCACCAGGCTATATCACAATCCTTTTGGAAGAAGGGTGATGAGTTTAATACTGGCTAAGATATCAATGGTAGCATTCTTACCCTGAGTCAGAAAGTTGTGGATTCAAGGCCCTCACTTGGAGGTGATTCAGATGAGTCATTAAACTAGAGTTCTGTCtgcactctcagacacactcagAAATCTTAAGGTATTTAAGTCATGAAGGAACTGTTCCAATGTCGTCTTCAATATTTTATCCTTAAATCAAAGGCTACTTATTCACATGGCTTTCCTACACCAAAAAAGTGATTCCATATTTCTTTGagatgtcctgaggttgtgaaagtcaCGACAAGAAAGAACAAACTTGTGTTTATAAAGTTACAAACTAAATGGTTCTTAAATAATGCTGATGTCCAAGCAAAGACTTGCAAACAATGTTATATTTTGCTGGAAATTGGAGTGCAGTAAGTATTCATAAACTGCTAACTTTAACATCAGTATCTCATAAAATCAAGGCAATTTGCTTTTGCTTCATGGTCTAATCTGATCTTCAGTAAGGAAGGCTAGAATAACTAAATCCCCAATAACTTCAAACATCATGAAAGAGACGAACAGGAAAGTGACACTGGTCCATTCGGCCTGAGCAGTGTACTGCCAGTCTAAcagacctgcatttatatagcatctttcacaacctcaggatgtctcaTAGCTCTTCATTGTCAGAAAATGATTTACACGTTGATCACTTTTGTAATGTAGAAAGACAAGCCAACTGCAGCCAAAAACTCACAAACAGAAAACTCACATAAATAGCACCATGACAACAGCCAGATCATTTGCTTTTCTGGTGTTGGATAAAAGGTAAATATTCATCAAGAGACTGGGGAGAATTCCCCTACTCATCTTCAAAACAGTGCCACAGGATCTTTTACATCAATCTGAAACAGCAGACAGGACCTCTTAAAATATCTCATCTGAAGACCAGgacctccgacaatgcagcacactCACATTTGAAAACAAGTCTCGGCAGTGGGGCTTGAAGCTCAACTCAGAGAAAAGTGCTGGCAACTGAACTACTGCGGAGAACATTTCCTATACATGTCTTTGCCACGGTGAGAAACCATCACTGCGGAATTCCAGAACAAAATGTGAGCTGAAATCGTGTCATGGACTGATGTTAACCTCTAATTGTGTGCAAAGGCAAATCTCAACAAAGTTATGACTTcaccaataaaaatgtttctaAAGATGGCAAtctttcaaggtgacactaacgCACCTGTTATTTTTTCACTGTGTCCAGTATTATGAACGTCCACGAGGTCATACAGTTGGTCACCTAATGAATCAGTGGAATCAGAATCTGTATCATCTTGCTCACCTCTAGGTAGACTGGAAGTCAAACATCAAAATTAACACTAGTACAGACAGAAAACATTAGCCATTTTGAGCTTAATGAGCTACATTAAATTTAAATTACACAaattctaattttttaaaaaaagtcattccAGCATTGAAGAGTACTCCCAACCTGGCAGCCAGAAAATGGATATTGTTATAAATCTACCTCACACTCTGACATTAAAATAATATTCAAAAGGTTACCAGAGTCTATTAAAGCTGAAATAAGTGTGTTGTCTAATTCAATTTACAATGAAAATAATTAGAAGTAATGCTATACTGTGACCAAAATGTTCACATGCCATTTATTTATGCTTTGACATTTCTCTGTAGAATTCTGGAGTGTGTTGAATGCTTTTTGAAGTCCAGCAGACAGTAACTTGTCATCCTGTATCATCTGATCCAGCACAGGAACTGGGAGCTCCAGGAGCATTCCTGCAAGAGGCTCAAAACAAAGACTGTTGTGCTTTTTAAGTAAAATACATCCATAATTTATGGCATTTTCATGCAGTTAAATTAGATATTTACAGCTGTCAGTTCAACTTAGTTTGATAATCATATATTACTAATAAGATTAATAGTACAGTACTTTGTTTTACATTGAACAACAGGAATTTTCCATGAGGATAATTAAATGattaaaattgtgaaatgaatCTGTTATAATCCGTTATctgtttgtgggtggcacagtggttagcactgctgcctcacagcgccagagacccgggttcaattcctgactcaggcgactgactgtgtggagtttctccccgtgtctgggtgggtttcctcccacagtccaaagatctgtagatcaggtgacttggccatgctaaattgcccgtagtgttaggtaaggggtaaatgtaggggaatggaagggtggtgggtcggtgtggacttgttgggccgaagggcctgtttccacactaagtaatttaatctaataaaTTTCACAGTTATTTTGCTCGTCTTCTGAAACTCTTTTCTCTGACTCTTCCAATCTCTTAGTCCTAAGCATTTAATTATCTTTTGACTAATGTTATACTATTCATTTCATTTGCAAAGTGAACCAAACATCTTTTCATTCCAACTTCCTCACTTTAAGCATGGTCCTCGTACTCTGTCCAAGTGGCTAAGTACTTGAATCAATTTGTTTAAACCTCGACATAATTTTAAAACTCAAACACAACTTCAGCTTTTTCCTTCTAAAACAAAAACTAGTGATGTATTCCCTGGAATTCAGACGATTAGAAGGGTTGACTTAATCAAAATGTTAAAGGTATAAGAAGAGAGAACCTATCTTGCTAGTTTGGGCACTTACGTGTTGAGGATAGTCTAAAACTTAGAACGAGCGCTTTCAGGactgaaattaggaaacacttgtGTATGCAAAATGTGGTAAAAGTTTAGAAATTCTTTCCACTATGGCAACGATGCTAGATTAACCGATATCTTTCAATCTGAAATTATTTAATCTTTGTTACCAATTTCCTATCTTTGCATCAAATTTATATTTCcaacaatgggcggcacggtggcacagtggttagcactgctgtctcacagcgcctgagacccgggttcaattcccgactcaggcgactgacggtgtggagtttgcacgttctccccgtgtctgcgtgggtttcctccaggcgctctggtttcctcccacagtccaaagatgtgcggatcaggtgaattgaccatgctaaattgcccgtagtgttaggtaaggggtaaatgtatgggtgggttgcgcttcggcgggtcggtgtggactcgttgggccaaagggcctgtttccacactgtaagtaatctaatctaatgatcatACTGGCCCCTGTCATCTCAAGAACTATGATTTAGCAACACTGTTCACAACTATATAATTATTTGATTTTTAATCTGTCATCTGACAATATAACATGCCATGATATTCTTTTAAATTCTAATAGCTAATTGATTTATCTACATAGCCACTGGAAATTTCCCATAAGTTATATTTAGTCTTCTGATTTCATTCTAATCACTTTACTTACATGAATATACATAGCTTACCTACTAACTATCatctaaaaataaaaaaaattctgattcctTTCCTGCTGTTAATGGTACCACTCAAAAACTTTAACATTTTGCATATGATATGTCATTTCTCTAAACCATACTCAGGATCCCCAGAGCCTATGCAATAGCCCAGTATAAAAGTGgagaagtgtggcgctggaatttctgatgaagggcttatgcccgaaacatagattctcctactcctgggatgctgcctggccctactgtgcttttccagcaccacatttttcgactctgatctccagcatctgcagtcttctctTTCTACTAGTCCAGTATAAGAGTAAGACAACTGTACCTGTAAGTTTTATAGCCATTTTGGGATATTGTGGGAAGATGGCATTATAAAGCCTTTCACCCAGTGAATTCTGCTGCTCCAAATATTGGTCCTCCATTTAAATCATTTCAAATACAAGCTAAGAAAACCAGAGTGTGAAGTTCGCCATCCGAGTGGTCCTGTCCTGCGTTGTGGAAATTTGTTATAGATGCCTTCTTCGACCTCAGAGTGCTGTCACAAAAACAATATCAAATTATTAACTCCATCTCATCTGAAGCAACTGGAAAACAGATTATTTGCTCATTGATCTCACCACTGATTGATAGACCGTTACATTTGCTGCTGTGTTTCCCTTGATAACAATCACTGAACTTACAGCTTGTGGGGAGACATTGGGGATTCTCAGCAGGTATCAGGGGGTGGGAGAAAGACAAAGAAACTCCCAGCTCCTGAATGTTTGTGATGGAGACAAGCTGCAATAACTCCGTCATATCAATGACACACATTGCCTTTTCCCTTTTTTAAATATGCAAATTCGAAGAGCCGTTTCTAATCCTGTTTTATTAAAGAAGTCCGAAAAGAATGTGGATACCCACCTCACCATCACAAACACCTTCACCACCACTCAGCCATTACCACAACTAGGCAGCGTCGCCGACTGATTACATCACCCGCCCCCCGTCGCCGACTGATTGCATCACCTACCCCGCGTCGTCCGCTGAATACGTCACCCGCCCGTGCGTCCTCCCGTCAGCCGCCGGCCCCTTttccaccccaaccccaacatGGCGGAGGATTCAAACTAGTTCCATACAATACACCCAAAGTGAAGGACACCTCCTTACGGCCACAGATTTAACAGAGAATCCAGATTCTAAAGGAAATAAAGCAGGTGTAACCTCTTGCTGGGGCTGGGGGATGGTACACGGAGGTGTTCGTGGCGGGTGAATGCCGGAAGTAGTCCCGGTGTTGGCGGAGGGCGGTGGTGTGATAAGGCAGCGCGAGGGCAGGACTCGTTCTTTCTGCGGACGGCGGCGGCGAGACAAGAGGTtcgtgagggagagggagagggtgagggttcATGGGGGAGCGGctggggagggagagctagggATAGGGAGGGGCCCGCGCGGTGTAGCTGGGACCCGCGGCCTGGAGCTTCGGAGCCGGCTGCTCCCGGACAGGCCGCACTTGAAGCCTCGCTTGTGGGCCCCTGCTGCATGTGGCCGCCTCCGGTAGGAACCCGGGCCCTGGGTCTGTTCTGTCGCCGGGCCGGGGGTGGGATGGGGgccggggagggtggggggtgactGGGATCGGCTGTGTCTGTCCGTGTGAGTGaccatgtgtctgtgtctgtgtctgtgtccagGGGGGAGATGTCGGCTCACCTTCAGTGGATGATCGTCCGgaactgctccagtttcctgatcAAAAGGAACCATCAGGTCTACAGCACCGTGAGTATTTACTGTACCGCCTGAGGTTTAAAACAACAGTGCTGATTATAATCCATCACGGATTGGTTGCCCTTAAGTGTGTCCTTTAGATAATGAAGTGCTTGTAGTTGTGCATCTTCAGTTATTTAAGACGAGTTACTCATTGTTGATCACTTGGATTGTTCCGTGAATCCCACTTGATCCCTGTGGCTCTGCAGGTTTCCTTCTAACATCCATcaatttcttatttttcagtaatTGCTTCAGCCCAGAGCACCCTTATTGTAGTGATTCAAACTCATTGCCACTTGCTGCATAATGATTGTTTGCATTTACCTGTATCCTTTCATTAGATCTTTAATCTGTTCCCTGGTCTGTGTAGTTCCATGCATTGTCCATGATCTTACAGGCCACCAGGAATTGGTGCCTGGATTTATGATCATTTGTTTACATAAATGCAGAGTAGcattgaagtgtttttttttccttttttctaaaTCTTTGACTCTGTCCTGTTCCTACAACATAGGAGTCCAACAATCTGAAATCCAGAAACTCCTTCCGTTACAATGGACTTATTCACCGCAGAACTGTGGGTGTAGAGCCTGCAGCTGATGGGAAAGGAGTGGTGGTTGTCCTCAAAAAGCGAGCAGGTAAATGCCTTGATCCTTCTCTTTTTggattgtacagctgcaactcatGGTGAATTCACATAATCGGATActtgttaaaaatcacgcaacaccagataGCTGTCCTGATGAAGgttcagtgctccaaaagctagtgcttccagataagcctgttggatgataacctggtgttgtgtgatttttaactttgtccaccccagtccaatactggctcctCTACATCATAATCAGATATGCTCATTCAGCCTAATTTGCTGTCATTGTACAGGATTGGTTGGAATTTCACCATTTCTTTGTCTTTCCCTACTATCTAGTAACTGTAGCACATTGATCTGATGCATGGACTAAAAAGATTACTGTTCTATTCTTCAGATTGTTTTTGTACTCTAGACGCTTGTCAGATTATTGTTGAACTCCCTGTCTTTTCCTATCAGATTCACTCTGATTGTGAGCATACATTCATTCTTTTGCTCATGAGTCTTGTATGTAAGACCATAAAAGGTACAAACAGGAGtagctcattcagtccctcaaccctGCTCCACTcatccactttcctgtgtttccttataactcttgattcccctgCTGATCGAAGATCTAGCGtagttttaaatatatataagaATTAATCCCCTCACCGCTCTctttggcaaggagttccaacaacactcaacccTCAAaacaaattcctcatctcagtcttaaattggtgccccttaattctgagaaTATGTCCTTCGGTCCAAAACTCCCATGATGGGAcacatcctctcaacatttaccctgtcaagccactTAATAGtcctatatatttcaatgagttcctctctcattcatctaaactgtgGTGAGTAGAGGTCCAACCTGTTTATCTTTGTCGTAAAAAATCCCTCGTTACCGGGGTACCTAAGTAAGATTGTCTGGTATGTGGTCTTCTGCATACTGCTTTTGACATCTCATTTTACATTGTTTTCTCTTTGGCTTTGGTCTATTTAGGTCAACGCAAGCCAGCAACATCCTATGAAAAGATCACCATCAATAAGAATAGCCGTGCTACCCTAAATAGTTTGCGACACATCATTCGCAAGAACAAGTACCGAAAGGACCTACGTATGGTATGAAAAGATTGGTATTTTCTGCTGTATCAACTGTTTGGTTTCTGCCCCTAATCACGTAATTTTGATCCCACTTAATACAGGAACTGGTTAGTGTTTTCCTGTCTGACCTTCTTGCAGTTGAAAATATTATCTTTATGCTGTATTACAGTTTCAGATGCAACCTTTGTTGCCTGCCATAGTCGCTAATCGCTGTATTGTCAACTAGCCATTTTCTGGCCATAGTTTATTGGGTGTAGATCAGCTGACATAAGACAGACTAATTGGGAAGTGGTGTATTTTTTGTAACTGAGAACTTTTTCAATAAGCCCCCTTcttgaattcattttttaaattgaGAACAGTGAATCTTAGTGCTTAACTTTCagaaaatcttcgggtaaaaaaatcaggattcctgatgaagggcttatgcccgaaacgtcgaatttcctgttccttggatgctgcctgacctgctgtgctttaaccagcaacacattttcaaccatttcAGAAAATCTTGGCAATATTTAGATTTGTAGATCagcttgaggttctggatgtaagtttgctcacagagctggaaggtttgttttcagacgttttcaggtaacatcatcagtgaccctcCAGCGAAACCTGGTGGTATTTCCCACTtcctatttgtgtttaggtttctttgggtgatgttatttccatgttcttttcctccaaggatggtagatggggtcaaaATCGATGTAGTTATTGATAGAGTTCAGTTGAAATACCATGCTTCAAGGagttctcgtgtgtgtctctgtttggcttgtcctaggatggatgtattgtcgttatcgaagtggtgtcctccttcgTCTGTATATAAGAATGCTAGTGATGGTGGGTCGTTGTCTTTTTAtagctagttggtattcatgtatcctgatgactAATTAGAAAAATCTTTTCTGGAACACGAATGGGCAATTTAACTCCACAGTTCTGTCTTAATTTTAATTGCCCAGCTTATTTTCAGTTGTCTGCTCTTTTAACTTATAAATGAATTTCAACAATGGATTAAAGAATTTCTAGTCACAAACTAAGTACTTTGCAGAGATGTTTTCTCAGCTCTCATCTTTAGCATAGGGTTTTGGAAAAGATTGTGATGCTTAAAAATCTACTGGAAATGTTTAAGGATGAAACTAATAGAATATGTAAGAGAGCCAGTCGATTTTCAGAAAGCGTTTTGAAGTTCCGCACTAGGTTTGTAGAGAAAGTTAAAGCATGTGATAACAGGTTGTCATGGATTGATAATTGTTTGACAGACAAGAAGCAGTGGGAATATAAATGTTTTTCTGCCTGGTTAGCagacagtgactagtggggtattGCGACTATCAATGCTTGAGCCCCAAGTGTTCACGATAAGTGACCTGGGTGAAGGAATCAAATTTTTAGCCAACACAACTACGTGGGAATGAGTGTTCAGATGATGCAATGATTTAGAGAAGTTGAGTGGGTAACCGCATGGCAGATGTCATGGAACAtcgctaaatgtgaagtgatgcacttcagtgcaaaataaaaaccattatttaaatagtgatacATTGGAAAGTGTGGGTACattgggatctgggtgtctttcTCCCCAACTGGacccttttttttttgaaagagtttagaagatgagaggaggtctaattgaaatgCCTTGCATTCTAATTAGGCCGGGCAGAGTAGTGCAGGTAGGGTTgaagaatctagaaccaggggtcacagtttcaATATGCAGGGTAGGTCATTTAGGATtgaaagtaaaaataaaaattcttcgaatctgtggaattctctacctccaGAAGAtcgtg
This DNA window, taken from Hemiscyllium ocellatum isolate sHemOce1 chromosome 21, sHemOce1.pat.X.cur, whole genome shotgun sequence, encodes the following:
- the LOC132825675 gene encoding uncharacterized protein LOC132825675 isoform X2, which encodes MLLELPVPVLDQMIQDDKLLSAGLQKAFNTLQNSTEKCQSINKCLPRGEQDDTDSDSTDSLGDQLYDLVDVHNTGHSEKITGMLLEMGRKEVKKLVNDLDLLEQKIHIAQEALELKMPNERKMSNNSDFDDVRENLGEKIFEQVEKIDPQNCAYITGMLLELEPSAIQVLLTDRLALHAAVQKAQAVLSQSATQNPELVNSEDGSDLDSETEQIGEELYCYINKTKYSEHASRITGMLLEIPHNHLTELLKSPEELNEKIKTAASALEDD
- the LOC132825675 gene encoding uncharacterized protein LOC132825675 isoform X1 — encoded protein: MEDQYLEQQNSLGERLYNAIFPQYPKMAIKLTGMLLELPVPVLDQMIQDDKLLSAGLQKAFNTLQNSTEKCQSINKCLPRGEQDDTDSDSTDSLGDQLYDLVDVHNTGHSEKITGMLLEMGRKEVKKLVNDLDLLEQKIHIAQEALELKMPNERKMSNNSDFDDVRENLGEKIFEQVEKIDPQNCAYITGMLLELEPSAIQVLLTDRLALHAAVQKAQAVLSQSATQNPELVNSEDGSDLDSETEQIGEELYCYINKTKYSEHASRITGMLLEIPHNHLTELLKSPEELNEKIKTAASALEDD
- the rpl28 gene encoding 60S ribosomal protein L28, coding for MPEVVPVLAEGGGVIRQREGRTRSFCGRRRRDKRGEMSAHLQWMIVRNCSSFLIKRNHQVYSTESNNLKSRNSFRYNGLIHRRTVGVEPAADGKGVVVVLKKRAGQRKPATSYEKITINKNSRATLNSLRHIIRKNKYRKDLRMAALRRASAILKSQKPVVVKKKRTRATKSA